The following coding sequences are from one Acidobacteriota bacterium window:
- a CDS encoding geranylgeranyl reductase family protein, with amino-acid sequence MVVGAGPAGSTAARTLALGGARVLILDRATFPRSKPCGGGLTWRVLVRFPYLESVLPRIATHAVTRLYMEGPGGQAVTVDGGRPTVMMIRRIEFDHLLLQLAQEAGAELVEGAEITRAEHRGGMVHLETREGHSFDAPLVVAADGVYSVVSRRLGFNSGWPSSSVALDLMEETPADQLRATDEQTLWVSFAPGAGHGYGYIFPKASWVNVGVGYLLSSFKTDIAQPPYQVHTSFIAKARQRGLLVGASDRARFLAYQIPLGGPLPVTARRGVYLAGDAGGFVNGFSAEGIFFAMVSGDLAGRAILDGPSTRRYQRYWRREIGVELRDSRFLSRYLFADLSRVDRLVRAVRIFPDVNRLLVSYAVGELTYQEARRQFLVRFPRVGMRLAASFLLGRT; translated from the coding sequence ATTGTTGTCGGCGCCGGGCCGGCTGGATCGACGGCCGCCCGCACGCTGGCGCTCGGCGGCGCACGCGTCCTCATCCTCGACCGCGCCACGTTTCCGCGCTCCAAGCCGTGCGGCGGAGGCTTGACCTGGCGCGTGCTCGTCAGGTTCCCGTATCTCGAATCCGTGCTCCCTCGCATCGCGACCCACGCGGTGACGCGGCTCTACATGGAGGGACCCGGCGGACAGGCGGTCACCGTCGATGGTGGCCGTCCGACTGTGATGATGATCCGCCGCATCGAGTTCGATCATCTGCTGCTGCAATTGGCGCAGGAAGCCGGCGCCGAACTGGTTGAAGGTGCCGAGATCACCAGGGCGGAGCACCGGGGCGGGATGGTCCACCTCGAAACGCGCGAGGGCCATTCGTTCGACGCCCCGCTGGTGGTGGCTGCCGATGGCGTCTACAGCGTCGTCTCGAGGCGCCTTGGATTCAACTCGGGATGGCCGTCATCGAGTGTGGCCCTCGACCTGATGGAGGAGACGCCGGCCGACCAGTTGCGCGCGACCGATGAGCAGACGTTGTGGGTGTCGTTTGCGCCTGGTGCCGGTCACGGGTACGGGTACATCTTTCCGAAAGCGAGCTGGGTCAACGTCGGCGTGGGGTACTTGCTGTCGTCGTTCAAGACCGACATCGCCCAGCCGCCCTACCAGGTGCACACGTCATTTATTGCGAAGGCGAGGCAGCGAGGCTTGTTGGTCGGCGCGTCGGATCGGGCGCGGTTCTTGGCGTATCAGATCCCGCTCGGGGGGCCGTTGCCGGTGACCGCGCGGCGGGGCGTCTATCTGGCGGGCGATGCCGGCGGGTTCGTCAACGGGTTCTCCGCCGAGGGCATCTTCTTCGCGATGGTGTCTGGCGATCTCGCCGGTCGCGCGATTCTCGACGGACCGTCGACCCGCCGGTACCAACGGTACTGGCGTCGGGAGATCGGCGTCGAATTGCGTGATTCGCGTTTTCTCAGTCGATACCTCTTTGCCGACCTGTCGCGTGTCGACCGGCTGGTGCGGGCGGTGCGCATCTTCCCGGACGTCAACCGATTACTTGTCTCCTATGCGGTCGGTGAACTGACCTACCAAGAGGCGCGACGCCAGTTTCTGGTCCGCTTCCCTCGCGTGGGCATGCGGCTCGCGGCGAGCTTTCTGTTGGGACGGACTTAG
- a CDS encoding lipid-binding SYLF domain-containing protein, with product MKWRIAACAVLVAVVLWPVRTIAQKDQADRILHSITVFEEIMQAPDKAVPNTYLKKAEAVAVFPGTIKGGFVAGVHRGHGILSVRDPKTNTWSPPAFMTLTGGSFGAQIGVEEVDIVLIVLNQRGIENLISNQFKIGADAAVAAGPVGRDAEASTDIQLRAQILSYSRTRGLFAGATLKGSAITSDGDANRDFYGRRLSTSQIVYEGIGSTVEPVPAWNAMLKKYFQ from the coding sequence ATGAAATGGCGAATCGCGGCGTGTGCGGTGTTGGTCGCAGTGGTCCTGTGGCCGGTCCGCACGATTGCGCAAAAGGATCAGGCGGATCGCATCCTGCACAGCATCACGGTGTTCGAAGAGATCATGCAGGCGCCCGACAAGGCGGTGCCGAACACCTACCTCAAGAAGGCCGAAGCTGTGGCCGTCTTTCCCGGGACGATCAAGGGCGGATTCGTGGCGGGCGTCCATCGTGGCCACGGCATCCTGAGCGTCCGCGATCCCAAGACCAACACGTGGTCGCCGCCCGCGTTTATGACGCTCACGGGGGGCAGTTTCGGGGCGCAGATTGGTGTGGAAGAGGTCGACATCGTGCTCATCGTATTGAATCAGCGCGGTATCGAGAATCTCATCAGCAACCAGTTCAAGATTGGCGCGGATGCCGCCGTGGCGGCTGGTCCGGTCGGCCGCGATGCCGAGGCCTCGACCGACATCCAGTTGCGCGCGCAGATTCTCAGTTACTCGCGTACTCGCGGCTTGTTCGCGGGCGCGACACTGAAGGGATCGGCCATCACATCCGATGGCGACGCGAACAGGGACTTTTACGGCCGGCGGCTCTCCACCAGCCAGATTGTGTACGAAGGCATCGGCAGCACCGTGGAGCCGGTCCCGGCCTGGAACGCGATGCTCAAGAAGTACTTCCAGTAG
- a CDS encoding FAD-binding oxidoreductase, translated as MKTRYGVSYWLDRFPKSRQPVYPRHRGELATQVAILGGGLMGCAAAYVFAAAGLRVALFEADRIAQGGTARHPGLLRLEPSVPFRSLEERYGLRATRHIWQTFRRAGLDFAATIRRLRIRGELVTDAALRIGMDGADEKALRREMQALRDSGVDGTWLTPARVRLETGLETTGGIRSAGDGYVDPYRVAIGLAAAAAGRKAAIFERTPITKVRSRSRGVELLMDGGLVKAETLIVASDHPPAPFTPLRRHFKEMDAYCVLTAPVPSFVRRGFGRSRALVLDQDEPRHALRRTSDERVLFVGADQPRVAPRSRDKVLVQRIGQLMYELSRLYPAISGIQPEYGWDVPVSTTTDGLLCAGPHRNYPHHLFAMGTGHNGSAASYLAARVLLRHFLGQAEKGDELFGFARILG; from the coding sequence ATGAAAACCCGCTACGGCGTTTCGTACTGGCTGGACCGGTTTCCGAAATCGCGCCAGCCCGTGTACCCAAGGCATCGTGGCGAACTTGCCACGCAGGTCGCCATTCTGGGCGGCGGCCTCATGGGTTGCGCGGCAGCGTATGTGTTTGCCGCGGCCGGCCTCCGCGTGGCGTTGTTCGAAGCCGACCGTATCGCGCAGGGCGGTACGGCGCGCCATCCCGGGCTCCTGCGGCTCGAACCCTCCGTGCCATTCCGGTCGCTCGAGGAGCGGTACGGCCTGCGTGCCACGCGCCATATCTGGCAGACGTTCCGGCGTGCGGGTCTCGACTTTGCGGCAACGATTCGACGGCTGCGTATCCGCGGGGAACTGGTGACGGATGCCGCGCTCCGGATAGGCATGGACGGGGCCGACGAAAAGGCGCTGCGCCGCGAGATGCAGGCGCTCCGCGACAGCGGTGTCGACGGCACATGGCTGACGCCGGCGCGCGTGCGGCTGGAGACCGGCCTGGAGACGACCGGCGGCATCAGGTCCGCGGGCGATGGCTACGTGGATCCGTACCGCGTCGCGATTGGTCTGGCCGCGGCAGCCGCAGGGCGCAAAGCGGCGATCTTCGAGCGCACACCGATTACCAAGGTACGGTCCCGATCCCGCGGTGTCGAACTCCTCATGGATGGCGGCCTCGTGAAGGCCGAAACGCTTATCGTGGCGAGCGATCATCCGCCGGCGCCATTCACGCCGTTGCGCCGCCACTTCAAAGAGATGGATGCCTACTGCGTCCTCACCGCGCCGGTTCCCTCGTTTGTGCGCCGTGGATTTGGACGGTCACGCGCACTCGTCCTGGACCAGGACGAGCCGCGCCACGCGCTGCGCCGGACCAGCGATGAGCGGGTGCTGTTTGTTGGAGCCGACCAGCCGCGCGTCGCGCCCCGCTCACGCGATAAGGTGTTGGTACAACGCATCGGCCAACTCATGTACGAGTTGTCCAGGCTGTACCCGGCCATCTCGGGCATCCAGCCCGAATACGGCTGGGATGTGCCGGTGTCGACGACAACCGACGGGCTTCTGTGTGCAGGACCGCATCGCAACTACCCACACCACCTGTTTGCGATGGGCACCGGCCACAACGGGAGCGCGGCGTCCTACCTTGCCGCCCGCGTGCTGCTGCGCCACTTTCTGGGCCAGGCCGAGAAGGGCGACGAATTGTTCGGCTTCGCGCGCATCCTGGGCTAG
- a CDS encoding VWA domain-containing protein, with amino-acid sequence MFRQRRHRHFGIVVTLAVVAILSAFLRAVPSAQSPAPAGQARAIPVEIVVLDRDGRTADTLTPANFTVTVDGKPRPVLWVRYVSRGPGASDEAAQRLPGRTETLSFAAEPARNVLVVVDEYSIQRGDERMVQQAAIALIDRLGLDDRVGVLRIPVMRDARLALTTERPEVRGSLRQIVGQATQSVGVGADQLPAQQQSLGTDPNRVTSDPDRAAMTERQPTEAQAPGRVGDETAVSQPGFLPNLQAVLNAMRESRGRKILAIFSAGFPQVAVARVDDVARAAIAAHATIYAVGLPGARDDVANPLDVGALERLAKATGGTFTMLGKNADKSLEGVMPELSACYVLGIEPGPTDTDGARHTLRVEAPRQLLTIRAPGWLVPRQDVDDLVPPAASAPRGSGAAEPTTGARGVSIVDVSAPPTGPAPRTASPSPRDLELQRLVARASDYIAGYQREYSLLVAEENYVQSTRGQRQQIRSDLLLVRRDGASGWTSFRDVFEVNGEAVRDRDDRLKRLFLDPSIESQAQLMAIKSESARYNIGPVERNINVPLFALEFLEYKNLSRFRFKLGGTKEVGGVVSTRIDYEEIGRPTLVSYNNAKDIDGRGWFLIDPASGAITGSRMQFTFPDDVSNIEFVVKYGRDATLGLWVPVEMTEVFSRNPNLTGGSAVTIDARATYSKFRRFQVKTDTEIKIVK; translated from the coding sequence ATGTTCCGACAGCGCCGCCACCGGCATTTCGGGATCGTCGTGACCCTCGCGGTGGTCGCGATTCTGTCTGCGTTTCTGCGCGCCGTCCCGTCGGCGCAGAGTCCTGCGCCGGCCGGGCAGGCCCGGGCCATCCCGGTTGAGATCGTCGTGCTGGATCGGGACGGCAGAACTGCCGACACCTTGACACCAGCCAACTTCACCGTCACCGTCGACGGCAAGCCGCGGCCTGTCTTGTGGGTGCGCTATGTGAGCCGAGGCCCCGGCGCGTCAGACGAGGCCGCGCAGCGCCTGCCTGGCCGCACCGAGACGCTCAGCTTCGCTGCCGAACCTGCCCGCAACGTCCTGGTGGTGGTCGACGAATACTCGATTCAGCGCGGAGACGAACGCATGGTGCAACAGGCGGCCATTGCGCTCATCGATCGACTGGGCCTTGACGATCGTGTCGGGGTTCTCCGCATCCCGGTCATGCGCGACGCACGGTTGGCGCTGACAACCGAGCGGCCGGAGGTGCGGGGTTCCCTGCGCCAGATTGTCGGGCAAGCCACGCAGTCGGTTGGAGTGGGCGCTGACCAACTCCCTGCTCAGCAACAATCGCTTGGAACCGACCCGAATCGTGTCACCAGCGATCCTGACCGGGCAGCCATGACCGAGCGTCAGCCGACCGAAGCGCAGGCTCCAGGTCGCGTGGGCGACGAGACCGCCGTCTCGCAGCCCGGGTTTCTTCCGAACCTCCAGGCTGTACTGAACGCGATGCGGGAGTCGCGCGGCCGCAAGATCCTCGCGATCTTCTCGGCGGGATTCCCCCAGGTCGCGGTGGCGAGGGTCGATGATGTCGCGCGTGCGGCCATAGCGGCGCACGCGACGATCTACGCCGTTGGCCTGCCCGGTGCACGCGACGATGTGGCCAACCCGCTTGATGTCGGGGCTCTGGAGCGGCTGGCCAAGGCGACAGGCGGCACCTTCACGATGCTCGGCAAGAACGCGGACAAGAGCCTCGAGGGTGTCATGCCGGAACTCTCGGCGTGTTACGTGCTGGGGATCGAACCGGGGCCGACTGATACCGATGGCGCGCGCCACACGCTGCGCGTCGAGGCACCGCGCCAGCTACTGACCATTCGTGCCCCAGGCTGGCTGGTTCCGCGACAGGATGTCGACGACCTGGTTCCGCCTGCTGCGTCGGCGCCACGCGGGAGCGGGGCCGCCGAGCCAACAACTGGAGCCCGCGGCGTTTCGATCGTAGATGTCTCTGCACCGCCCACCGGACCTGCGCCCAGGACCGCTTCGCCGTCGCCGCGCGACCTGGAGTTGCAGCGCCTGGTGGCCCGGGCCTCCGACTATATCGCCGGGTACCAGCGCGAGTATTCGCTGCTGGTGGCCGAAGAAAACTACGTTCAGTCGACCAGGGGCCAGCGCCAGCAGATCCGGTCCGATCTCCTGCTGGTCCGGCGGGACGGCGCCAGCGGGTGGACGTCGTTTCGGGACGTGTTCGAGGTGAACGGGGAGGCCGTGCGCGACCGCGACGATCGCCTGAAGCGGCTCTTTCTCGATCCAAGCATCGAATCCCAGGCCCAATTGATGGCGATCAAGAGCGAAAGCGCCCGGTACAACATCGGCCCGGTCGAGCGGAATATCAATGTGCCCCTCTTCGCATTGGAGTTTCTGGAGTACAAAAACCTCTCGCGCTTTCGCTTCAAGCTTGGCGGGACCAAGGAGGTTGGCGGCGTCGTGTCCACGCGGATCGATTACGAAGAAATCGGGCGGCCCACGCTGGTGAGCTACAACAATGCCAAGGACATCGACGGCCGCGGGTGGTTCCTGATCGATCCCGCAAGCGGCGCGATCACCGGCTCACGGATGCAGTTCACATTTCCTGATGACGTCAGCAACATCGAGTTTGTCGTCAAGTACGGGCGGGATGCGACGTTGGGCTTGTGGGTGCCGGTCGAGATGACGGAGGTCTTCTCCCGGAACCCGAACCTCACCGGCGGCAGCGCGGTCACCATTGACGCGCGCGCCACGTATTCGAAGTTCCGGCGCTTCCAGGTGAAAACCGACACCGAAATCAAGATCGTCAAGTAA
- a CDS encoding phosphodiester glycosidase family protein, with product MICGTRVSASRRWSAVLLLLVAVAAGFPACERETTLSLGKPEKVADGVQLYKLNDPGLLDPAGVVAIQILRVDPSRVDLRCALARDRPMSLETVPDIAARHKAIAAINAGFFVIKNGDPAGVLEIDHELVSDAALTRGAVGIVRAPGKPLRLLFDRVGASVTLTYRLGTETVAVPIDGVDTTRARSKLMLYTPRFGPDSDTADTGVEWQLAGSPLHVTERRPNAGKTPILKDGAVLSFGGTVLPTGLETLDRDQVVSLDTQFKTRLGTPVADWALANDTVGGAGLLIRNGQVLTDWTDEQLRAGFNTERHPRTMIGTSRGGTIWLVTVDGRNSDISVGMTFSELQKLATGLKLENALNLDGGGSTTMVVAGTIVNHPSDRPGPRKVSDALLIVPRQR from the coding sequence ATGATCTGCGGCACACGCGTCTCGGCGTCTAGGCGGTGGTCGGCGGTACTGCTGCTGCTCGTCGCGGTGGCAGCCGGCTTCCCGGCCTGCGAACGCGAGACGACGCTCAGCCTCGGCAAGCCCGAGAAGGTCGCCGACGGCGTCCAACTCTACAAGCTGAACGACCCTGGCCTGCTCGATCCCGCCGGCGTCGTCGCCATCCAGATTCTTCGCGTTGATCCGTCGAGAGTCGACCTGCGGTGCGCGTTGGCCCGGGATCGCCCGATGAGCCTCGAAACGGTTCCCGACATCGCGGCCCGGCACAAGGCCATCGCCGCCATCAATGCCGGGTTCTTCGTGATCAAGAACGGCGATCCGGCTGGCGTGCTCGAGATCGATCACGAACTGGTGAGCGATGCCGCGCTCACGCGAGGCGCCGTCGGGATTGTCCGCGCGCCCGGGAAACCGCTGCGGCTGCTGTTTGATCGTGTCGGTGCGTCGGTGACGCTCACCTACCGCCTGGGCACCGAGACGGTGGCCGTGCCCATTGACGGTGTCGACACGACGAGGGCGCGCAGCAAACTCATGCTGTACACGCCCCGGTTTGGCCCCGACAGTGACACCGCCGATACCGGGGTCGAGTGGCAACTGGCCGGGTCACCGCTTCACGTGACCGAGCGGCGGCCAAACGCCGGCAAGACGCCGATTCTCAAAGACGGCGCGGTGCTGTCGTTTGGAGGCACGGTGCTGCCGACCGGCCTCGAGACGCTCGATCGCGATCAGGTCGTGTCGCTCGACACGCAATTCAAGACTCGGCTGGGCACACCAGTCGCCGACTGGGCGCTCGCCAACGACACCGTGGGCGGAGCGGGGCTCCTGATCCGCAACGGCCAGGTGCTCACCGACTGGACGGATGAGCAACTGCGCGCCGGTTTCAATACGGAGCGGCATCCGAGGACGATGATCGGTACCAGTCGGGGCGGCACCATCTGGCTGGTGACGGTTGATGGCCGCAATTCGGACATCAGCGTGGGGATGACCTTCAGCGAACTGCAGAAACTCGCGACGGGTCTGAAACTGGAGAACGCACTGAATCTCGATGGCGGCGGTTCGACGACGATGGTGGTGGCTGGGACCATTGTGAATCACCCATCGGATAGACCCGGGCCGAGGAAGGTCAGCGACGCGCTGCTGATTGTGCCGCGCCAGCGATGA
- a CDS encoding alpha-ketoacid dehydrogenase subunit beta has product MSREVTYLEAIREALFEEMRRDDKVFVLGEDVGVYGGAFGITKGLYDEFGEYRCLDTPISESCIIGVSVGASLRGYRPVAEMQFGDFITCGFDQIVNQAATLRYRYGGRATCPIVVRTPVGGNVAGGLYHSQNPESWFVHRPGLKVVAPSTAWDAKGLLKAAIRDDNPVIYLEHKYLYRRAKGPVPEGDEIVPIGKAAVRREGRHATLVTYGAMVLPALDAANRMAGDGVETEVIDLRSLAPWDKDAVFASLEKTNRLLVVHEDVKTLGMGAEISAAIMEERFDTLDAPVMRVTYPDAHCPFSSVLEQHNLPNADKITEALKRLVAY; this is encoded by the coding sequence ATGTCCCGCGAAGTCACCTACCTGGAAGCCATCCGCGAGGCGCTCTTTGAAGAGATGCGCCGCGACGACAAGGTGTTCGTACTCGGCGAAGACGTGGGCGTCTATGGTGGGGCCTTCGGCATCACCAAGGGGCTCTACGACGAGTTTGGCGAGTACCGCTGCCTCGACACGCCGATTTCCGAGTCGTGCATCATCGGCGTCAGTGTCGGTGCGTCCCTGCGCGGCTACCGGCCGGTAGCCGAGATGCAGTTTGGCGACTTCATTACCTGCGGCTTCGATCAAATCGTGAACCAGGCCGCCACGCTCCGCTACCGGTACGGCGGACGCGCGACATGTCCGATCGTGGTGCGCACGCCGGTCGGGGGCAACGTGGCGGGGGGACTCTATCATTCACAGAACCCCGAGTCGTGGTTTGTCCACCGCCCGGGGCTCAAGGTCGTCGCGCCGTCCACCGCGTGGGACGCGAAGGGACTGCTCAAGGCAGCCATCCGGGACGACAACCCCGTGATCTACCTGGAACACAAGTACCTGTACCGTCGCGCCAAAGGGCCCGTGCCCGAGGGCGACGAAATCGTGCCGATCGGGAAGGCCGCCGTCCGTCGCGAAGGGCGCCATGCCACGCTCGTCACGTACGGGGCCATGGTGCTCCCGGCGCTCGACGCGGCAAACCGCATGGCCGGCGATGGCGTCGAAACAGAAGTGATCGATCTGAGAAGCCTCGCGCCCTGGGACAAGGACGCGGTGTTTGCCTCGCTCGAGAAGACCAACCGCCTGCTGGTTGTGCACGAGGACGTGAAGACGCTCGGCATGGGCGCGGAGATTTCGGCGGCCATCATGGAAGAACGGTTCGACACGCTCGACGCTCCGGTGATGCGCGTGACGTATCCGGACGCGCACTGCCCGTTCTCCAGCGTGCTCGAGCAGCACAACCTGCCCAACGCGGACAAGATCACTGAGGCGCTCAAACGGCTCGTGGCGTATTGA
- a CDS encoding thiamine pyrophosphate-dependent dehydrogenase E1 component subunit alpha encodes MPSIKRHKFKLSSEQLLEMLYWLKLIRSFDERLSILVRQGRVRSGVYSGIGQEAIVVGTCYGLRTDDYICPLHRDLGTFLMKGVSAGVMMAQMYAKATGLSKGRDSALHSGVPELGIFGNTSMLGANTPVAAGLALTFKLEQRDNVVLAYFGEGASNTGDVHEAMNFAGVHKLPLVFICENNIYSYSTPIEKAMAIEDVADRAEGYGFDGVAINGNDVLAVYQATLGAIARARAGEGPTLIECKTYRWHGHSEHDKPFYRTADEEAMWKSRDPLPTFTAYLRNQSVLNDVVLLGIEERIRGEIDAAVAFAENSPEPSPEDAVTDLYA; translated from the coding sequence ATGCCATCGATCAAACGACATAAGTTCAAGTTGTCGTCCGAGCAGTTGCTCGAGATGTTGTACTGGCTGAAGCTCATCCGATCGTTCGACGAGCGCCTGAGCATCCTGGTCCGGCAGGGGCGCGTGCGCAGCGGCGTCTACTCCGGCATTGGCCAGGAAGCGATCGTCGTCGGCACCTGCTACGGACTGCGAACAGACGATTACATCTGCCCCCTCCATCGCGATCTGGGGACGTTCCTGATGAAGGGCGTCTCGGCGGGCGTCATGATGGCGCAGATGTATGCCAAGGCGACCGGTTTGTCGAAGGGCCGCGATTCGGCGCTGCACAGCGGCGTGCCGGAACTGGGCATCTTCGGGAACACCAGCATGCTCGGCGCGAACACCCCGGTGGCGGCCGGACTGGCGTTGACCTTCAAGCTCGAGCAACGCGACAACGTCGTCCTGGCGTATTTCGGCGAAGGCGCGTCGAACACGGGTGATGTACACGAGGCGATGAACTTTGCCGGCGTTCACAAGCTGCCGCTGGTGTTCATCTGCGAGAACAACATCTACTCGTACTCGACGCCGATCGAGAAAGCGATGGCCATCGAGGATGTGGCCGATCGCGCCGAGGGCTACGGATTTGACGGCGTGGCCATCAACGGCAACGACGTGCTGGCCGTGTACCAGGCGACGCTAGGCGCCATCGCGCGCGCCCGGGCTGGAGAGGGCCCCACGCTCATCGAGTGCAAGACGTATCGCTGGCACGGCCACTCGGAACACGATAAGCCGTTCTACCGGACGGCCGACGAGGAAGCGATGTGGAAGAGTCGCGACCCGCTGCCGACCTTTACGGCGTATCTCCGGAATCAAAGCGTGCTGAACGACGTCGTCCTCCTGGGAATCGAAGAACGCATCCGGGGCGAGATTGATGCTGCTGTGGCGTTTGCGGAGAACAGCCCGGAGCCGTCGCCGGAAGACGCGGTGACGGACCTGTATGCGTAG
- a CDS encoding SIS domain-containing protein: MTDSDRDRGTRLTDSVLRAEIAEQPEVLRRLLRDGASEVERVAESLRAHPVRHIVIAARGSSDNAARYAQYVFGACNRLVVSLATPSLFTRYHAAPQMDGALVIGVSQSGESPDLVAVVLEGRRQGCQTLAITNVADSPLAKAAHHVIELRAGREQSIAATKTYTAQLTALAMLSTELAQDGARRRELARVPEFVAIAAGVDDGIVVAAAETLRGAGHGVVLGRGFNFATAFELALKAKELAHVAVEPYSSADFQHGPIALIETGFAAIVVNVAGAVSEEVDGLLADISGRGARPVVLSNLRSSLDLAAAPIALPADMPEWVSPIAAIVPGQLLAFHLSRIRGLDPDHPRGLNKVTKTV, translated from the coding sequence ATGACTGACTCCGATCGCGACAGAGGTACCCGGTTGACCGACTCCGTGCTGCGCGCTGAAATCGCCGAACAGCCAGAGGTGCTACGTCGCCTCCTGCGGGATGGCGCGTCCGAGGTTGAGCGGGTGGCCGAGAGCCTCCGTGCGCACCCTGTGCGGCACATCGTGATTGCGGCGCGCGGGTCGTCCGACAACGCCGCCCGGTACGCGCAGTATGTGTTCGGCGCCTGCAACCGTCTCGTTGTGTCGTTGGCGACGCCGTCACTGTTTACCCGGTATCACGCGGCTCCACAGATGGATGGTGCGCTCGTCATAGGCGTCTCGCAGTCTGGCGAATCCCCCGATCTGGTTGCTGTCGTTTTGGAAGGGCGCCGCCAGGGCTGCCAGACGTTGGCCATCACCAATGTCGCCGATTCGCCGCTGGCGAAGGCGGCACACCACGTGATTGAGCTTCGCGCGGGACGTGAGCAGAGCATTGCGGCGACCAAGACCTACACCGCGCAACTCACGGCGCTGGCGATGCTGTCGACCGAACTCGCGCAGGACGGGGCCAGACGGCGCGAACTGGCACGGGTCCCGGAGTTCGTGGCGATCGCGGCGGGCGTTGATGACGGGATTGTGGTTGCGGCAGCCGAGACGCTGCGCGGCGCCGGGCATGGCGTGGTCCTGGGCCGGGGATTCAACTTCGCGACCGCGTTCGAGCTGGCCCTTAAGGCCAAGGAACTGGCGCACGTGGCCGTGGAACCCTATTCGTCGGCCGATTTCCAGCACGGGCCGATTGCGCTCATCGAAACCGGGTTTGCGGCCATTGTTGTCAACGTTGCCGGCGCGGTGAGCGAGGAAGTGGACGGGTTGCTTGCCGACATCAGCGGGCGCGGTGCGCGTCCCGTCGTGCTGTCGAATCTCCGTTCGTCACTCGACCTGGCGGCGGCGCCGATCGCGCTCCCGGCCGACATGCCCGAGTGGGTGTCTCCCATCGCGGCGATCGTGCCGGGGCAATTGCTGGCGTTTCACTTGAGCCGCATCCGTGGTCTTGATCCCGATCACCCGCGGGGTCTGAACAAGGTTACCAAGACGGTGTAA